Proteins encoded within one genomic window of Ovis aries strain OAR_USU_Benz2616 breed Rambouillet chromosome 1, ARS-UI_Ramb_v3.0, whole genome shotgun sequence:
- the LOC106990790 gene encoding olfactory receptor 9S13-like yields MSPHRNGSLSVKPLQEFVLDGFQGGLQTQALLFALFLALYVVAVLGNLTMMVVITLDARLHSPMYFFLKNLSFLDLGYSSVIYPKTLTDLLSSSKVITLGGCATQFFFLSLFLTTEGFLLAAMAYDRFVAICSPLHYPISMCPSVCARLMLGCYCGGCLNSILQTSFTFSLPFCSSNHIDHFFCDVPPLLRLACADTTISELVMFGLCGLIIVGTTLVVLTSYGYITVTILRMRSGGGRHKLFSTCGSHMTAVSLFYGTLFVMYAQPGAVASMEQGKVVSIFYTLVIPMLNPLIYSLRNKDVKDALRRLGQRHTAT; encoded by the coding sequence ATGTCACCCCACAGAAACGGAAGCCTCTCAGTGAAGCCTCTGCAGGAGTTCGTGCTGGATGGATTTCAGGGCGGTCTGCAGACCCAGGCCCTGCTCTTTGCTCTGTTCCTGGCCCTGTACGTGGTGGCCGTCCTGGGAAACCTCACCATGATGGTGGTCATCACCCTGGATGCCCGTCTGCACTCCCCGATGTACTTCTTCCTCAAGAACCTCTCCTTCCTGGACTTGGGCTACTCATCTGTCATTTACCCTAAGACGCTCACTGACCTCCTGTCCTCCTCCAAGGTCATCACCTTAGGGGGCTGTGCCACCCagttcttcttcctctccctgttcctcaccactGAGGGGTTCCTCTTGGCCgcaatggcctatgaccgcttcgTGGCCATCTGCAGCCCCCTGCACTACCCCATCTCCATGTGCCCCTCGGTCTGTGCCCGCCTGATGCTGGGCTGCTATTGCGGGGGCTGCCTCAACTCCATCCTGCAGACCAGCTTCACATTCAGCCTCCCGTTCTGCAGCTCCAACCACATCGACCACTTCTTCTGTGATGTCCCTCCATTACTCAGGCTTGCCTGTGCTGACACTACCATCAGTGAGCTGGTCATGTTTGGCCTGTGTGGCCTCATCATCGTGGGCACCACCCTCGTGGTCCTCACCTCCTATGGCTACATCACAGTGACCATCCTGAGGATGCGCTCAGGAGGAGGGAGGCATAAGCTCTTCTCCACCTGCGGCTCCCACATGACAGCTGTGTCCCTCTTTTATGGGACCCTTTTTGTCATGTATGCCCAGCCAGGAGCTGTGGCGTCCATGGAGCAGGGCAAGGTGGTCTCCATCTTCTACACCCTGGTCATCCCGATGCTCAACCCCCTCATCTACAGCCTGAGAAACAAGGACGTGAAGGATGCCCTGCGGAGACTGGGGCAGAGACACACAGCCACGTGA